A window of Centropristis striata isolate RG_2023a ecotype Rhode Island chromosome 13, C.striata_1.0, whole genome shotgun sequence genomic DNA:
GTAAAATAACATGCCCTGTTTCCCCACAAATACTGCAATTCCTGTTAGAAATTATAGATATCAATCACTATCAGTGACAGGAGCCAAAATAAGCAAACAACAAAACTAATTCCAATGTAGACAAAAAATAGTGTAGAGTGATGTAATGTAGCGTATAGTGAAAAACATGTTGAATAATCCAAATGTTTAAGAAAGATAAACCATCATTCATCAAATTGttgaaaaaatacatacatatacatatgactttaaagaaacacaaaatacaaatacaaaaatcagATGCATTGGACAATGGGTAGCTCAATAactaaaaggtaaaaggaaaacaacaaaaaaacacatttttttatacatatttcaaatgcatgtttcatgtcttttcatagTCAACAGCACTTAATTAAATCTCAGAACATCAACAGTTTGATCCATCTTATTTTTAGGTTATGTTACATAAATGCTTTCAAAGACCAGCAATAACAGGAgccaaattaagaaaacaatgaaacCAATTCTGTAGGCgtaacaaaattaaaaagggTAAAATTGTAGTACTCCAATATTTCAGAAAAGATAAAGCATAATTCATTAAattgttggggaaaaaaaacaattctcaAATACAAGTTTCATGCCTCTTTAGAATCAAACACTTTAATTACATCTCAGAACATTCACCTTttgattaatcatttattaGTTATGTTACAAttacaactaaaaaaaacaaaacaaaaggtgtGTCCTTTgttatgatgcatttttatatGATCTGTAATATAGACACAATGttgaagagaaaaaagtaaaaacatttaaaacaaaatacaaccaATAATGGCTGTCGTTTCTTATTTGGAATGAATTCCATTAGTATCTGACATATCTCAATTCAAAATCCAACACATTTCTTTGCATTATATCCCATTAACAACTGATGCATCCTGCatctaaataaatatacatcacATATCAAATTCCAGACCCtgatctgtttttttggtctgttttgtttgtttgtttgttttagaaaCAGTTTAATGTCATGtctgtttgatgacattttTCACATAAAAGTAAAACGTTAAAAGCAAAAGTCAAATCATAGCTTACAGCCATGTTTTAAGAGCAATGACAATATGTCCATATCTGACAACTTCGAAAACTTCTTACTAATTCcttctttaaatacattttccttttattattcaCAATGCATTTCATGCATCCTCATGATCttgcaaaaataacaataaaaagtcttaaaatcaTCCTTTAATTGATCTCCTTTGCTTCAAGACATTTTCAGCAATCCTTAAATCCTGAACTCAATGATATAGTTTGACTCTCTTTATATATAAgcgaactgaaaaaacattgatTGAATAATAAACAGGTGCTTTCACGATTCATCCTAAATTTAGCTATTGTTGCTATCcttcaataaaatcaaacaaattTTTTTACTAAGGCTTTGTTACTTTGGGagagcttgtttgtttgtgaatcACTCACAGATTGTACATGTCATCCAGACTTTCAATAGCTTCTTGTTTACTGTGGTTTCTCCACTCACTGGGAATTTCTCCTCTGccctggaatttttttttatagtactCTTCCAGTTGCTTTTGAAATCGACATACAAACCATTTCCAGTATGTCAGCTTAGATGCATCAGGAGTAATCTCCCATGTAGCATACTTGTCCCCAGCACTTTGATACTGTTTATAAGGAAAGGTCTCATCTGAATCATGACTGGGGTAAAATTTTCGTTCACTTGCAACTAATGTTGTGCAGAAAAAGGTGACCAGTTCCACTGTCCCTCTAGTGTGCCATCCTTCAATCCCAGAGGGGCGATGAAAAGGGACGTTGTGTTTGTCAGGACTGTGATCTTTCAGTGTGTTGGTACAAACAGCTGCACAGAATGGACACTTTACCCAGCAGCAGTTACACAGCTGATCGATGAGGATTTCATCAGGCTTCATTCTGAATTTTTCCATCTCATCCAGTGAGAGGCTGCTGACTTCAATCATAACAGATGCAAGGCCTTTCTCTATCTGTTCTTTAAGAAAGTCATAACTGTTTATGTCACTGAAGTTTTGACAAGAAATGGTGTCAAATGTTAGCTCATCTTTAAGCAAATTTGAAAATTCCTCCACCCACATGTCTGGGTCTCCTTTTTGGGTTTTGACTTTTTCAGTTGCAGCAAATAAAGCTTGATTCACAAGCTTGTTGATGTCTTCAACATTTTTCTTGAGTATATTCATTGCTTTatctttgttttctgtaaaGATGTATTTCTGTACTTCCTCTCTTATGAAAGTCCTTACTTGCTTCTGTGGATGTCGGATGTAGGTGATAAAACCATCAAAGTCCTCTTTCTCTGCCAGTGACTTCAACAAATGTTTCTCCAAGTTCAGCCTGTTCCCATTGAATGCTGGGATGTTGCATTTCATCTCTCCAGCGAGATCAATGGCAGTCTTGTTACAGACGGCCTCAACAGTTGAACTCTTCAGTTTCTCACAGATCAGTtctccaagaacaaaagcagacGAGTTTCCTTTGCAGAAGCTTCTGAAAATGTTGTAATATTGCATCTTTTTGCTTTCTACACAAGTGATTGCATCGTTGTTAATTTTGAATTTCTTGTGGGACTCTGAAATCCAACTTCCTGCTCTGCAAAATACGTACAGTATGAGATCAACTGTAAACTCCTTCTTCAAAGCAAATTTCCACATTGTTTCAAAGTCTTTTACCCTTTCTTTTACGTTTTTGGCGACTTCTTGCAAGTAAGTTGGACTGTAGCCTCTTGTGGCTACAGGCTTGCACTTAATCGCATCAATGGAATGTTTTTCAACATCATCGATGAGGGATCTAATTTGTTGCTGTTCTTCATACTGAAAATAACTTTTGATGTAGTTTcctatttttgcagttttttctgaaaaatattcaaatattttttcgaCCTTTGCAGCACTTTTTCCCTGTCCTCTTGTGTCCCCTTCTCCCTCATTATATTGTTGGCCTGTGCTACACAGATCTTGGGGCTTTATGAAGGCTACATAATCAATGAAATTGCCaacttgtgatatttttttatatctaccACTGCACTTGGATTCATGTATGAGCGACCATTCAAAACCCAGTTCTTGAAGGATAGTTGTCTGATCTTTGTCATAGTTGATGTCCTCAATAGGTTTTGTATCTGCAGTTAGTTCATGGACCCAGCCACTCCAGACAGAGTTGAAGTGGTTTTCAAGTTCCTCTTCATCTTCTGCCTTGTCCTTTAGCTGATGAGCGAGCTCTTTGCTCTTTTGTAGCAGCTTGTTCTCAAACTCTGTCTTCTTATCATCTAGCTCTTTACAAGCATTTTTCTGCTCGATGACTTCATCCAGTTTCCTTTTTACTTCGCTCACTTGTTCATCAAGAAAATCCTTGATTTTGCTTTCAAATTGTCCTTGCCACTGAACCAaaatttctttttctctgtcgtCATCAAAATATGCTGTCATTGCTTTTTTGATTTCTCCAAAGGTTTCGTTCATTTCTTCATGAAGATAATTAATCTCAACCttgtcactttttccattttcaattctGGTATAAAGCTGGTTCTCAATGGTCAACATGTTGCTACGCAGGGCCCAGGTCCAGTTGCCGTACTGGACCTCAAGTTTTCTGTACACTGCAATttcaagtgtgtttttaaaactgaaaacaaagttTTCATTCAACAGGGCATTCCACAGGTCCTGAATTTTGCTTTTGAACTGTGAGAGAGTGATCCCAGCAGACTGTGAAGCTTTAGATAGGATGGTGGTCTTCAGCTCCTGGACACTTTCACTATAACCTGGATTTGGAGGAGCCATAGGTGGACTTCCCTCCCATAGTTGAGCAAAGTATTTCACATCTTTCTGCACATCAAATGCAATGATGTCACTGAAGCACTCAGCATTACAAACCTCCTCTTTGGCTGCAAGTCTGGCCATCTGGTCCAGTTTTTCTTGAAGCCGTCTCTTTCcatccatgtttttttctgcagctgcaaTATCTGTAACATTCTgatgaacaaacacacaacttGGAGAAAGTTTAACTTTCTTCATCCTCATGAAAGCCTGAACAACAATCTGCAGAACATCTTGCATCTCAGCTGGATTCTCTCCAAAGATGTTGATCAGTGTCATGTTTCCCAGACCAACAACAAATGTTGCCAGTTCATTGTCGTGGTGAAGAGTGTCGTTACCTGCCAACTCAAGAGCCCGCAGTCCTTCAGTGTCCACCACTAGAATGTAgtcaaactgaaagtctttcTTGATCTCCTCTGACACTTTGACCAGCTGCATGAAGGCCCCCTTGGTGCACCTGCCAGCACTCACTGCAAACTGTAAGCCAAACATGGCATTGAGCATTGTTGATTTCCCACTGCTTTGTACGCCTAATACcgacaaaacaaaaactctcTTGTCACCCAGTTTCTTGATGACTTCATCTAAAAGACTAGAGATCCATGTTAAAGGCACATGACCTGCATCACCATCCATCAGCTCCATTGGGTGTCCTGATATCATCAGTTCTGCAGCCAGCTCAGGGTATTTAGACCAGTCAGTCTTTCccctct
This region includes:
- the LOC131982816 gene encoding interferon-induced very large GTPase 1-like, giving the protein MRSSLDTDVRGNQIKKSQKFLKENRKTPYQRKTETLFCRLHLQEKHQQKLSPADYLKVGPAVKQDYNISEKELTHSFLQRLMMLDYRARYIPVKQDSPDVSHSESVLVFGAVEKDDDDLDALFSTRVDPDQSKQSHVHPMDVQMAVFHCSDSFLKQNIITKLSQCQYALPLLVPDPVTMNIDCPLWTFRQITKTWKKTEIKENSNTVTMKSMSICKAETAMVSFLRLGSLSVSKSQLMNTLINDRHSTFFHRNCPGSTKSRHLMDGVAEIAWYCPAGKPNDAFTDCIAFCNLHGDALTIAKQRDILTDKSSVNVVLVPTLEKGDKSTAVISALLKSPKPLIVLIDDENCKVVEKKQGKYTMGLKDRSQSDVSEELKRIIRRILSGPHESFRLETMAEVSGIRVDEDDEVCQNGKSAAMKVVNLLQGMDVSKIKETFLPCQGQLWHDWCKKNKELYHLKENIEKEKCQKQKQLMQIRQKQIAASSSKLMKLFIESLSSLPSKDKEYFLEWTQILIDALSTDDVSSIHKSYDKKWSDILALKKKKHDKSDLLSSKQTELENISTKLQSATFGLEHIFREMGQIYEAHASLQKQTKRGKTDWSKYPELAAELMISGHPMELMDGDAGHVPLTWISSLLDEVIKKLGDKRVFVLSVLGVQSSGKSTMLNAMFGLQFAVSAGRCTKGAFMQLVKVSEEIKKDFQFDYILVVDTEGLRALELAGNDTLHHDNELATFVVGLGNMTLINIFGENPAEMQDVLQIVVQAFMRMKKVKLSPSCVFVHQNVTDIAAAEKNMDGKRRLQEKLDQMARLAAKEEVCNAECFSDIIAFDVQKDVKYFAQLWEGSPPMAPPNPGYSESVQELKTTILSKASQSAGITLSQFKSKIQDLWNALLNENFVFSFKNTLEIAVYRKLEVQYGNWTWALRSNMLTIENQLYTRIENGKSDKVEINYLHEEMNETFGEIKKAMTAYFDDDREKEILVQWQGQFESKIKDFLDEQVSEVKRKLDEVIEQKNACKELDDKKTEFENKLLQKSKELAHQLKDKAEDEEELENHFNSVWSGWVHELTADTKPIEDINYDKDQTTILQELGFEWSLIHESKCSGRYKKISQVGNFIDYVAFIKPQDLCSTGQQYNEGEGDTRGQGKSAAKVEKIFEYFSEKTAKIGNYIKSYFQYEEQQQIRSLIDDVEKHSIDAIKCKPVATRGYSPTYLQEVAKNVKERVKDFETMWKFALKKEFTVDLILYVFCRAGSWISESHKKFKINNDAITCVESKKMQYYNIFRSFCKGNSSAFVLGELICEKLKSSTVEAVCNKTAIDLAGEMKCNIPAFNGNRLNLEKHLLKSLAEKEDFDGFITYIRHPQKQVRTFIREEVQKYIFTENKDKAMNILKKNVEDINKLVNQALFAATEKVKTQKGDPDMWVEEFSNLLKDELTFDTISCQNFSDINSYDFLKEQIEKGLASVMIEVSSLSLDEMEKFRMKPDEILIDQLCNCCWVKCPFCAAVCTNTLKDHSPDKHNVPFHRPSGIEGWHTRGTVELVTFFCTTLVASERKFYPSHDSDETFPYKQYQSAGDKYATWEITPDASKLTYWKWFVCRFQKQLEEYYKKKFQGRGEIPSEWRNHSKQEAIESLDDMYNL